One Gemmatimonadaceae bacterium DNA window includes the following coding sequences:
- the atpB gene encoding F0F1 ATP synthase subunit A, with protein MSALRSLLLASALFAAPVVAPLAAQEHAPAAAAAVEKVDIITPHITDSYHMELPSIFPPFYKEICLGRHVGEHGCEPLWEPVHIAGYSINLSPTKHVMMMLIAALLVTVILVGTARAHAKHHHEAGRPKGFAAGLEAMVLYMRNEVILPNVGHHGNAFVPYLLTIFFFILTANLLGLVPYGSTATGNIAVTATLAIMTFIVVEVAGMRAQGIHYLSTIFYWNTDLPLYMRIPMFLIMSPVEMIGKLTKPFALAIRLFANMTAGHIVVLALIGLIFTFAGPVSAAPFLMAVAIMMLELFVAFLQAFIFTLLASVFIGQIREAHH; from the coding sequence ATGAGCGCGCTCCGTTCGCTCCTGCTGGCCTCTGCGTTGTTCGCCGCACCGGTCGTTGCCCCGCTGGCCGCGCAGGAGCATGCGCCGGCCGCCGCCGCCGCGGTCGAGAAGGTCGATATCATCACGCCGCACATCACGGACTCCTACCACATGGAGCTTCCGTCGATCTTCCCGCCGTTCTACAAGGAGATCTGCCTCGGCCGCCACGTCGGCGAGCACGGGTGCGAGCCGCTGTGGGAGCCAGTGCACATCGCGGGGTATTCGATCAACCTGTCGCCCACGAAGCACGTGATGATGATGCTCATCGCCGCGCTGCTCGTGACGGTGATCCTCGTCGGGACGGCGCGCGCGCACGCGAAGCACCACCACGAGGCCGGGCGTCCCAAGGGATTCGCCGCCGGCCTGGAGGCGATGGTGCTCTACATGCGGAATGAAGTCATCCTTCCGAACGTGGGACATCACGGCAACGCCTTTGTCCCGTACCTCCTCACGATCTTCTTCTTCATCCTCACCGCCAACCTGCTCGGCCTCGTCCCCTACGGATCGACAGCGACCGGCAACATCGCGGTGACGGCGACACTCGCCATCATGACGTTCATCGTCGTGGAGGTGGCGGGGATGCGCGCCCAGGGGATTCACTACCTCTCCACGATCTTCTACTGGAACACGGACCTGCCGCTGTACATGCGGATCCCGATGTTCCTGATCATGTCCCCGGTCGAAATGATCGGGAAGCTGACCAAGCCGTTCGCACTCGCCATCCGTCTCTTCGCCAACATGACCGCGGGACACATCGTCGTCCTTGCGCTCATCGGGCTGATCTTCACCTTCGCGGGCCCGGTCTCGGCGGCGCCGTTCCTGATGGCGGTGGCCATCATGATGCTGGAGCTGTTCGTGGCCTTCCTGCAGGCATTCATCTTCACACTCCTGGCGTCGGTCTTCATTGGCCAGATCCGGGAGGCGCACCACTAG
- a CDS encoding MoxR family ATPase, translated as MGNTGPASQGAQEQRDLELLKKLSVARRDLLAQIGRKIIGQQDVVENLVAAILAGGHVVIVGVPGLAKTLLVQTVAEALDLSFSRVQFTPDLMPGDITGTELLEEDHATGRRVFKFVKGPVFANVVLADEINRAPPKTQSALLQAMQERTVTVAGQTHTLPSPFFVLATQNPIEQEATYPLPEAQLDRFMFELNVGYPSFEEEERIVTSTTGAGAVTIEPVLRGDEVLELQQLVRRMPAPPSVVKFAVGMARSTRPSEPDALPDIRKYVSYGTGPRASQYLVLGAKARAAMDGRPVPDLDDVRSVAMTVLRHRMVMNFQSEAEGVGADRIVTQVLKR; from the coding sequence GTGGGCAACACCGGGCCAGCATCGCAGGGCGCGCAGGAACAGCGCGATCTCGAACTCCTCAAGAAGCTCAGCGTCGCACGCCGGGACCTCCTGGCGCAGATCGGGCGCAAGATCATTGGCCAACAGGACGTCGTGGAGAACCTCGTGGCGGCGATCCTCGCCGGTGGCCACGTCGTCATCGTCGGCGTCCCGGGGCTCGCCAAGACCCTCCTCGTCCAGACCGTCGCCGAGGCGCTGGATCTCTCCTTCTCGCGCGTGCAGTTCACCCCCGACCTCATGCCGGGCGACATCACCGGCACCGAGCTGCTGGAGGAAGACCACGCCACCGGACGCCGCGTCTTCAAGTTCGTGAAGGGGCCGGTCTTCGCGAACGTCGTCCTGGCCGACGAAATCAACCGCGCCCCACCAAAGACGCAGTCGGCACTCCTGCAGGCCATGCAGGAGCGCACCGTCACCGTCGCCGGCCAGACGCACACGCTCCCGTCGCCGTTCTTCGTGCTCGCCACGCAGAACCCGATCGAGCAGGAAGCGACCTATCCCCTCCCCGAAGCGCAGCTCGACCGCTTCATGTTCGAGCTCAACGTCGGCTATCCGTCGTTTGAGGAGGAGGAGCGCATCGTCACGTCGACGACCGGGGCGGGCGCGGTCACGATCGAACCGGTGCTTCGGGGCGACGAGGTCCTGGAGCTGCAGCAACTCGTCCGTCGCATGCCGGCGCCGCCCTCGGTCGTCAAGTTCGCCGTGGGGATGGCGCGGTCGACGCGCCCCAGCGAACCCGATGCCCTCCCCGACATCCGCAAGTACGTCTCCTACGGCACCGGGCCGCGCGCATCGCAGTACCTCGTCCTCGGCGCCAAGGCGCGCGCGGCGATGGACGGGCGTCCGGTACCCGACCTCGATGACGTGCGCAGCGTGGCGATGACCGTGCTTCGGCATCGCATGGTGATGAACTTCCAGTCCGAGGCCGAGGGTGTGGGCGCCGACCGCATCGTGACGCAGGTGCTCAAGCGGTAG
- a CDS encoding AAA family ATPase has translation MLRAVTFGQCAFETSQVRIAPDSEIHFAILLVIAAAPPEGILRDELVACIWPRADDEERRHRLRQAMYRLRQLDVPVHLRGGSVVLDWERCALDVHLLLHGTPPRELLVRLGAVPFLPAYAPNLGEPLAHWLEALRARVATRLRRALSDEVTSTRGRARFHEMGQVARALLALDPLNEVGTLGLAEALALEGSKVEALRLLEDYEEEVGAISADLQLPARILRRRVAEVLDDSLVLRRFELPFIGREREFQVLRQLLREVRGGDRHAAIITGEAGVGKSRLAGELLRLAALDGVTIATYTPSAGDTFTPVSTLVTVGQLLLTLPGALGCAQEHLHYVRHLGTPETVTVWSVTGMAADILYAQLVQALAELVMAIADEAPLVLFVDDAERLHPTTWRVLMDVWDRVETRPVCFLFAARRLPPAYGSLGAPSCERLTQHVRLAPFANDDSLLFVQRWGERNRVVVDEEAALRVATLSSGNPFYLSELVAHLGRGGDPQQTPPSIRDLIGAQHDVLSREARRVLLVVAILETRATTTRAVRLLEMPANDFMAAMDELQGAGLVATKGPVVWCRHRMVAALASELEVPSIVAFAHARAAAMLEGEADASQSVELLGDCVTHWEEAGEVRKAYEAAMKLGYRLVALGMGDEACKAFAAARRCSETDDDLLPALEGSIAAARLCANWSDVKDFCSERSEVRARLSLSVSSHDEYDLFHAEACMLLFDQREWPGRLSSILESRESTSGFRLRAATLQAMLGDNDYDEDAIRSAASSALEAIDSSDVTELESTLFRLVYDTTVGDAHRVRDHALKYANLSRASEEIRQQIHGLRRSANALVRVGLHDVARPLLEETLALATKYKLQAQQFATSDVLLTSYLLCGEVDLGVVELTRQREICSRNPTETLHVLLRYSESVFAWLTNDVALARTLYRQMPPTRRFPLMATQYCVDIGDLALRLLISQHPTTRRETIRLHAQHMRGRSFGRQDINTRVLSAAFRSIGADKAAQKLEAEYASVRREITVGPFTFAQTEAKSIKKRYK, from the coding sequence GTGTTGCGTGCCGTCACGTTTGGCCAGTGCGCGTTCGAGACGTCGCAGGTGCGAATCGCTCCGGACTCGGAGATCCACTTCGCCATTCTGCTGGTCATCGCCGCGGCACCCCCCGAAGGGATCCTCCGCGATGAACTCGTGGCGTGCATCTGGCCACGCGCCGACGACGAGGAGCGACGGCACCGCCTGCGGCAGGCGATGTATCGACTGCGCCAGCTCGACGTCCCCGTGCACCTGCGCGGCGGATCGGTGGTGCTCGACTGGGAGCGCTGCGCGCTGGACGTTCACCTCCTCCTGCACGGGACGCCGCCGCGCGAGCTCCTGGTCCGGCTGGGGGCCGTCCCCTTCCTGCCGGCGTACGCGCCCAACCTTGGCGAGCCGCTGGCGCACTGGCTGGAGGCGCTACGCGCGCGCGTGGCGACGCGCCTGCGGCGCGCCCTCTCCGACGAGGTGACGTCGACCCGCGGGCGGGCCCGCTTTCATGAGATGGGGCAGGTTGCGCGCGCCCTGCTGGCGCTCGATCCACTGAACGAGGTGGGGACGCTGGGGCTCGCCGAGGCGCTGGCGCTCGAGGGGAGCAAGGTCGAGGCGCTGCGCCTGCTCGAGGACTACGAGGAGGAGGTGGGGGCCATCAGCGCCGACTTGCAGCTCCCGGCGCGCATCCTGCGCCGGCGCGTGGCCGAGGTCCTGGACGACTCGCTGGTGCTGCGCCGCTTCGAGCTCCCGTTCATCGGGCGCGAGCGCGAGTTCCAGGTGTTGCGCCAGCTCCTGCGCGAGGTGCGGGGGGGCGACCGGCACGCCGCCATCATCACGGGCGAGGCGGGGGTGGGGAAGAGCCGGCTGGCGGGGGAGTTGTTGCGGCTGGCGGCACTGGACGGCGTCACGATCGCCACCTACACGCCGTCGGCCGGCGACACGTTCACGCCGGTGAGCACGCTGGTCACCGTGGGACAGCTCCTCCTGACGCTGCCCGGGGCGCTGGGGTGCGCGCAGGAGCACTTGCACTACGTGCGGCACCTGGGGACGCCGGAGACGGTGACCGTGTGGAGCGTGACCGGGATGGCGGCCGACATTCTCTACGCGCAGCTGGTGCAGGCGCTGGCCGAGCTGGTAATGGCCATCGCCGACGAGGCGCCGCTGGTGCTGTTCGTCGACGACGCCGAGCGGCTGCACCCCACCACGTGGCGCGTGCTGATGGATGTGTGGGACCGCGTGGAGACGCGTCCCGTGTGCTTCCTCTTTGCGGCGCGCCGGTTGCCGCCCGCGTACGGTTCGTTAGGCGCGCCCAGCTGCGAGCGGTTGACGCAGCACGTGCGCCTGGCGCCGTTTGCCAACGACGACTCGCTCCTGTTCGTGCAGCGTTGGGGGGAGCGCAACCGCGTGGTGGTGGACGAGGAGGCAGCGCTGCGGGTGGCGACGTTGTCGAGCGGGAACCCCTTCTATTTATCGGAGCTCGTGGCGCACCTGGGGCGTGGAGGCGACCCGCAGCAGACGCCGCCGAGCATTCGCGACCTGATCGGGGCGCAGCACGATGTGTTGTCGCGCGAGGCTCGGCGGGTGCTGCTGGTCGTGGCCATTCTGGAGACGCGCGCGACGACGACCCGTGCCGTGCGGCTGCTGGAGATGCCCGCCAACGACTTCATGGCGGCGATGGACGAGTTGCAGGGGGCGGGGCTGGTGGCGACGAAGGGGCCGGTGGTGTGGTGTCGGCACCGGATGGTGGCGGCGCTGGCCTCGGAGCTGGAGGTGCCGAGCATCGTGGCCTTTGCGCATGCGCGGGCGGCGGCGATGCTGGAGGGCGAGGCGGACGCTTCGCAATCGGTGGAGTTGTTAGGCGACTGTGTGACGCACTGGGAGGAGGCGGGCGAGGTAAGGAAGGCGTACGAGGCGGCGATGAAGTTGGGGTATCGGTTGGTGGCGTTGGGGATGGGGGATGAGGCGTGTAAGGCGTTTGCTGCGGCCCGCCGCTGCTCAGAAACCGACGACGACCTTCTTCCCGCGCTGGAAGGTTCGATCGCCGCAGCACGGCTGTGCGCGAACTGGAGCGACGTTAAGGACTTCTGCAGCGAGCGAAGCGAAGTTCGTGCACGCCTGTCTCTCTCGGTTTCAAGCCACGACGAATACGATCTCTTCCACGCAGAAGCCTGCATGCTTCTGTTCGACCAGAGGGAATGGCCAGGAAGACTGTCATCGATACTGGAGTCGCGAGAATCTACTTCCGGTTTCCGGCTCCGAGCAGCCACTCTCCAAGCGATGCTTGGAGACAACGACTACGACGAAGATGCGATTCGCTCAGCGGCGTCGAGCGCCTTAGAAGCGATCGATTCCTCAGATGTGACGGAACTGGAGAGCACGCTGTTTCGACTTGTGTACGACACAACTGTCGGTGATGCACATCGAGTACGCGATCATGCACTCAAGTACGCGAACCTGTCGCGAGCATCAGAGGAGATCCGTCAGCAGATACACGGCCTTCGTCGCTCGGCTAACGCCCTTGTTCGCGTTGGCTTGCACGACGTTGCGCGTCCTCTGCTTGAAGAGACTCTTGCCCTGGCAACCAAGTACAAGCTGCAGGCACAACAGTTCGCAACTTCCGATGTTCTGCTTACCTCATACCTACTCTGCGGCGAAGTAGACCTTGGAGTGGTGGAATTGACACGACAGCGAGAAATCTGCTCCCGGAATCCCACGGAAACTCTTCACGTATTGCTTCGCTACTCGGAAAGCGTGTTCGCATGGCTCACGAACGACGTGGCTTTGGCTCGAACACTATACAGGCAAATGCCTCCCACGAGACGCTTTCCGCTGATGGCCACACAGTACTGCGTTGACATAGGTGACCTCGCGCTTCGGCTGCTTATCAGTCAGCACCCCACAACGCGACGCGAAACGATTCGTCTTCACGCGCAGCATATGCGCGGGCGTTCGTTCGGGCGCCAAGACATCAACACAAGGGTTCTCAGCGCGGCATTCCGCTCTATCGGAGCGGATAAGGCGGCTCAGAAGCTGGAAGCGGAGTACGCATCAGTTCGACGCGAGATAACGGTGGGGCCGTTCACGTTTGCGCAGACGGAAGCCAAGTCGATCAAGAAACGCTACAAATGA
- a CDS encoding cupin domain-containing protein yields MSGRAEVRRVPKPWGHEIIWAHTDRYVGKILHITAGQALSVQYHEVKDETVYLLTGEMKYWVKLPGESELRDQALKPGDAFRITPGTVHYMEAVTDCDVLEASTPELDDVVRIKDRYGREGTNAP; encoded by the coding sequence ATGAGCGGGCGCGCGGAGGTGCGCCGAGTGCCGAAGCCGTGGGGGCACGAGATCATCTGGGCGCACACCGACCGGTACGTGGGGAAGATCCTCCACATCACGGCGGGGCAGGCGCTCTCGGTCCAGTATCACGAGGTGAAGGACGAGACCGTGTACCTCCTCACCGGCGAGATGAAGTATTGGGTCAAGCTCCCTGGCGAGTCGGAGCTGCGCGACCAGGCGCTCAAGCCGGGCGATGCGTTTCGCATCACGCCGGGGACGGTGCACTACATGGAGGCGGTGACCGACTGCGACGTGCTCGAGGCATCGACCCCCGAGCTCGACGATGTGGTGCGCATCAAGGATCGCTACGGGCGCGAGGGGACCAACGCGCCGTGA
- a CDS encoding NAD(P)/FAD-dependent oxidoreductase, giving the protein MNRPTLDHPVLVIGAGPAGLATAACLARRRIDHRVLERGQSLGAAWRATYDSLVLHTGRHMSTLPGGDYPKGTPLFPTRDQFVAYLEGYARDNALSVETGVDVVELRRSAHGWAATTRDGARIDGSSAVICTGIMSNPRMPALAGRERFRGTVMHSVEYRRPQPFVGERVLVVGVGNSGGEIGSELARAGARVTMLVRSGAHVVPLAIAGVPIQYLSSVVRRFPRPVQEWVVRRVQGITEARRGAPVIPRPPYSALDAIPIVGFQLVDAIKAGQAQLQLGTIDHLTEDGAVFSDGRSAPFDAIILATGFAPALGLLRDLVHCDDRGFARRRDRVTSADQPGLYFVGHNYDASGGITNIRRDAPLVAAHIAGCRSIACRMARERDRARASLLANAHVHDEAAQGGHPAARRDVPAAHEPPRPAT; this is encoded by the coding sequence ATGAACAGGCCGACCCTCGACCACCCGGTACTGGTGATTGGCGCGGGCCCCGCCGGGCTGGCGACGGCGGCGTGCCTCGCGCGCCGGCGGATCGACCACCGGGTGCTGGAGCGCGGCCAATCGTTAGGCGCCGCGTGGCGGGCGACCTACGACTCGCTGGTGCTGCACACGGGGCGGCACATGTCGACGCTCCCGGGGGGCGACTATCCGAAGGGGACGCCGCTCTTTCCCACGCGCGACCAGTTCGTGGCCTACCTCGAAGGCTACGCGCGCGACAACGCCCTGTCGGTCGAGACGGGCGTGGACGTGGTGGAGCTGCGCCGCTCGGCGCACGGGTGGGCGGCGACGACGCGTGATGGCGCGCGTATCGACGGCAGCTCGGCGGTGATCTGCACCGGGATCATGTCCAACCCGCGAATGCCGGCGCTGGCCGGGCGTGAGCGATTTCGCGGGACGGTGATGCACTCGGTCGAGTATCGCCGGCCACAGCCATTCGTGGGGGAGCGAGTGTTGGTGGTCGGCGTCGGCAACTCGGGGGGCGAGATCGGGAGCGAGCTGGCGCGCGCCGGCGCGCGGGTGACGATGCTCGTCCGCTCCGGGGCGCACGTGGTCCCGCTGGCAATTGCCGGGGTTCCCATCCAGTACCTCTCCTCGGTGGTGCGCCGCTTTCCGCGTCCCGTGCAGGAGTGGGTGGTGCGCCGGGTGCAAGGCATCACGGAGGCGCGCCGCGGCGCGCCGGTGATCCCGCGTCCGCCGTACTCCGCGCTCGACGCCATCCCCATCGTGGGCTTTCAACTGGTGGATGCAATCAAGGCCGGGCAGGCGCAGCTGCAACTGGGGACCATCGACCACCTCACCGAGGACGGCGCGGTCTTCTCCGACGGTCGCTCGGCCCCCTTCGACGCGATCATCCTGGCCACCGGTTTCGCGCCGGCGTTAGGCCTCCTGCGCGACCTCGTGCACTGCGACGACCGCGGCTTCGCGCGGCGGCGCGACCGCGTCACGAGCGCCGACCAGCCCGGGCTCTACTTCGTGGGACACAACTACGACGCGAGCGGCGGGATCACGAACATCCGCCGCGACGCGCCGCTGGTGGCCGCGCACATTGCCGGGTGCCGCTCCATTGCCTGCCGCATGGCGCGCGAGCGTGACCGCGCCCGGGCGTCGCTGCTGGCTAACGCGCACGTGCATGACGAAGCGGCGCAGGGCGGGCACCCGGCGGCGCGACGTGACGTGCCGGCCGCGCACGAACCACCGCGCCCCGCCACGTAG
- the atpE gene encoding ATP synthase F0 subunit C yields the protein MIEVFPLLQAAAEATSNNQGLSLIGAGLGAGLAVIGAGIGIGNIGAHAVEGMARQPEAAGRIQTAALILAALIEGAALFGVVVAFQIQGKF from the coding sequence ATGATCGAAGTGTTCCCGCTCCTCCAGGCGGCCGCCGAGGCCACCAGCAACAACCAGGGTCTCTCCCTCATCGGCGCCGGTCTCGGCGCTGGCCTCGCCGTCATCGGCGCCGGCATCGGCATCGGCAACATCGGTGCGCATGCCGTGGAAGGGATGGCGCGCCAGCCCGAAGCGGCCGGCCGCATCCAGACCGCCGCGCTGATCCTTGCGGCGCTCATCGAAGGCGCCGCGCTGTTCGGCGTCGTCGTCGCGTTCCAGATCCAGGGCAAGTTCTAG
- the atpF gene encoding F0F1 ATP synthase subunit B — MRPSLLSALIVLTTPATAFAAEEGGKVDLLSPNGGLMFWTLLIFIVLLVVLSRFAFKPLIAAVEAREASLEAAIAKAQQDRDAAAKLLGEQQAQLDAARADAQKLIADGRATAEKLKVSMLEETRAQQQELLERAKRDIENEKVRAIGDLRREAVDLALAGASKLIARNLDDAGNRKLVEDFLASIPPAGSR, encoded by the coding sequence ATGCGCCCTTCGCTCCTCTCCGCCCTCATCGTCCTGACCACGCCGGCCACGGCGTTCGCCGCTGAAGAAGGCGGCAAGGTTGACCTCCTCTCGCCCAACGGCGGGTTGATGTTCTGGACCCTGCTCATCTTCATCGTCCTCCTCGTCGTCCTTTCCAGGTTTGCCTTCAAGCCGCTGATCGCGGCGGTCGAGGCGCGCGAGGCGTCGCTGGAAGCCGCCATTGCCAAGGCGCAGCAGGATCGCGACGCGGCGGCCAAGCTCCTGGGCGAGCAGCAGGCGCAACTCGACGCGGCGCGCGCCGACGCGCAGAAGCTCATTGCCGACGGCCGCGCCACCGCGGAGAAGCTCAAGGTCTCGATGCTCGAGGAGACGCGTGCGCAGCAGCAGGAGTTGCTGGAGCGCGCCAAGCGCGACATCGAGAACGAGAAGGTGCGCGCCATCGGCGACCTGCGCCGCGAGGCAGTCGACCTGGCGCTGGCCGGCGCCAGCAAGCTGATTGCCCGGAACCTCGACGACGCGGGGAACCGCAAGCTCGTCGAGGACTTCCTCGCCAGCATCCCGCCTGCCGGGAGCCGCTAA
- a CDS encoding AtpZ/AtpI family protein, translating to MSGDPRKPSGRPSDESDDARLARSAARYGGLGLQFAASILVFLYAGQWVDRRLGTKPWGLLVGVFVGAGAAFYSMYRRLMADLRREEERERQ from the coding sequence ATGTCCGGGGATCCACGGAAGCCAAGCGGTCGCCCCTCCGACGAGTCGGATGATGCCCGCCTGGCACGGTCGGCCGCGCGGTACGGCGGCCTTGGGCTGCAGTTTGCCGCATCCATCCTGGTGTTCCTGTACGCCGGTCAGTGGGTCGATCGGCGGCTGGGAACCAAACCGTGGGGCCTGCTCGTGGGAGTGTTCGTCGGTGCCGGCGCGGCGTTCTACAGCATGTATCGCCGACTGATGGCCGACCTGCGTCGCGAGGAGGAACGGGAGCGCCAGTGA
- a CDS encoding F0F1 ATP synthase subunit delta, whose protein sequence is MRDTTIARNYAEALLALARKANALESWGTMMSAVSDAVTSDARLANFLAAPQVAADAKNAVIEKAFAPSLPRPLVRFLQKLVQNRRQMLIPEIAVEYANLVDEAEGRVHAQVTLAREATAADREAIAKQLTVRLGKTVVPHVHVNPAILGGVIVKVGDTVMDGSVRKRLGMLRSRLATGVR, encoded by the coding sequence ATGCGCGATACCACCATCGCGCGCAACTACGCCGAGGCGCTCCTCGCACTCGCCCGCAAGGCGAATGCACTCGAGAGTTGGGGGACGATGATGTCCGCCGTCTCCGACGCGGTGACATCGGATGCGCGCCTGGCCAATTTCCTCGCGGCGCCGCAGGTCGCGGCCGACGCCAAGAACGCGGTGATCGAGAAGGCGTTCGCGCCGTCGCTCCCGCGACCGCTCGTCCGCTTCCTGCAGAAGCTGGTGCAGAACCGCCGGCAGATGCTCATCCCCGAAATCGCTGTCGAGTACGCGAACCTGGTCGACGAGGCCGAGGGACGTGTACACGCGCAGGTGACGCTGGCGCGCGAGGCCACCGCCGCCGATCGCGAGGCGATCGCCAAGCAGCTCACGGTGCGCCTGGGCAAGACGGTCGTCCCGCACGTGCACGTGAACCCGGCCATCCTCGGCGGCGTGATCGTCAAGGTGGGCGACACCGTCATGGACGGCTCGGTGAGGAAGCGCCTCGGGATGCTTCGCTCGCGCCTGGCGACGGGCGTGCGCTGA
- a CDS encoding NTP transferase domain-containing protein, protein MKVIIPLAGKGTRLRPHTHLTPKPMLKVAGKPVMDYVMDDVARLGNVDQVIYITGHLKEKVEAHARTAYGIPGVFIEQQVQDGTAGAVALARAHVDAPVLIIFVDTIFDADLSVINSTDADGIIWTKEVEDYQRFGVVVTDADGYMTKIVEKPRTPVSKRANIGLYYIRNWKLLYEGVAHVLAQPANQGEFYLTDAFQYMIEHGAKIKVIDVEGWYDAGKIDTLLDTNRAMLEKGRARVPAGIDASQLVHPVYIEDGVTISGSVVGPNVSIGKGSVIEGSHLRDTVIGDKTRIARSTISNSLIGSEVVLAGVTGEVTIGDHSEVRVER, encoded by the coding sequence ATGAAGGTCATCATCCCGTTGGCGGGGAAGGGAACACGCCTGCGCCCCCACACGCACCTGACCCCGAAGCCGATGTTGAAGGTCGCGGGGAAGCCGGTGATGGACTACGTCATGGATGACGTGGCCAGGCTGGGGAACGTGGACCAGGTCATCTACATCACCGGTCACCTCAAGGAGAAGGTCGAGGCGCACGCGCGCACGGCGTACGGCATTCCCGGGGTGTTCATCGAGCAGCAGGTGCAAGACGGGACGGCCGGGGCGGTGGCGCTGGCCCGAGCGCACGTCGATGCGCCGGTCCTCATCATCTTCGTGGACACGATCTTCGACGCCGATCTCTCGGTGATCAACTCGACCGATGCCGACGGGATCATCTGGACCAAGGAGGTCGAGGACTACCAGCGCTTCGGCGTGGTGGTGACCGATGCCGACGGCTACATGACGAAGATCGTGGAGAAGCCCAGGACGCCGGTCTCGAAGCGCGCGAACATCGGGCTCTACTACATCCGCAACTGGAAGCTGCTGTACGAGGGGGTCGCGCACGTGCTGGCGCAGCCGGCCAACCAGGGGGAGTTCTACCTCACCGACGCCTTCCAGTACATGATCGAGCATGGGGCGAAGATCAAGGTGATCGACGTCGAGGGGTGGTACGACGCGGGGAAGATCGACACGCTGCTGGACACCAACCGCGCGATGCTGGAGAAGGGGCGTGCGCGCGTGCCGGCGGGGATCGACGCGTCGCAGCTCGTGCACCCGGTGTACATCGAGGACGGCGTCACCATCTCGGGATCGGTTGTCGGGCCCAACGTCTCGATCGGGAAGGGGAGCGTGATCGAGGGGTCGCACCTGCGCGACACGGTGATCGGGGACAAGACGCGCATTGCGCGCAGCACCATCAGCAACTCGCTCATCGGGAGCGAGGTGGTGCTGGCCGGCGTCACGGGCGAGGTGACGATCGGCGACCACTCCGAGGTGAGGGTCGAGCGGTAG